Proteins co-encoded in one Maylandia zebra isolate NMK-2024a linkage group LG16, Mzebra_GT3a, whole genome shotgun sequence genomic window:
- the LOC101479535 gene encoding RCC1 and BTB domain-containing protein 1 isoform X1, producing the protein MVDVTKWPIFSLMGPQELASIRKACVFGSSANEAIYITNDDEVFVFGLNCSNCLGTGDSLSTIVPKKLDFLSGRKVVSLTYGSGPHILLATEDGELFAWGHNGYSQLGNGTTNQGVAPVLVSANLLNKKVTEVACGSHHSMALTDTGEVYAWGYNNCGQVGSGSTANQPTPRRVSSCLQNKVAVSIVCGQTSSLAVVDNGEVYGWGYNGNGQLGLGNNGNQLTPCRLVGLQGLCVQQIVSGYAHSMALTDEGLLYAWGANTYGQLGTGNKSNQLSPVQILTEKERIVEIASCHSTHTSAAKTQSGQVYMWGQCRGQSIVLPHLTHFACTDDVFACFATPSVMWRLLSVEHDDFLTVAQSLKKEFDNPETADLKFCVDGKYIYVHKAVLKIRCEHFRSMFQSHWNEDMKEVIEIDQFSYPVYRSFLEFLYTDSVELPPEDAIGLLDLATSYCENRLKRLCQHIIKRGIIVENAFSLLSAAVRYDAEDLEEFCFKFCVNHLTEVTQTAAFWQIDGNLLKDFICRASRCGAFKN; encoded by the exons gtgtttgtgtttgggcTGAACTGCAGTAACTGCCTGGGAACAGGGGACAGCCTGAGCACAATTGTACCCAAAAAACTGGACTTCCTGAGTGGCAGAAAGGTGGTTAGCCTGACTTACGGTAGTGGACCCCACATCCTGCTGGCCACAGAGG ATGGAGAGCTATTTGCCTGGGGCCATAATGGCTACAGCCAACTGGGAAATGGGACAACCAACCAAGGAGTAGCTCCAGTGCTCGTGTCTGCCAACCTGCTCAATAAGAAGGTCACAGAGGTGGCCTGTGGCTCTCACCACTCAATGGCTCTAACTGATACAGGAGAA GTGTATGCATGGGGTTACAATAACTGTGGTCAAGTGGGCTCAGGCTCCACAGCGAACCAGCCCACACCCCGCAGGGTGTCCAGCTGCCTGCAGAACAAGGTGGCTGTGAGTATCGTCTGTGGTCAGACCTCATCCCTGGCAGTAGTGGACAATGgagag GTGTACGGTTGGGGCTATAACGGCAACGGACAACTTGGACTTGGAAACAATGGGAACCAGCTGACCCCCTGTCGACTTGTTGGTCTGCAGGGTTTATGTGTGCAACAG ATCGTGTCAGGATATGCACACTCCATGGCACTAACGGATGAAGGGTTGCTTTACGCTTGGGGTGCCAACACATATGGACAACTGGGCACTGGCAACAAGAGCAACCAGCTGAGCCCAGTTCAGATTCTGACTGAGAAAGAGAG AATTGTAGAGATTGCTTCCTGTCACTCCACACACACGTCAGCTGCTAAAACCCAGAGCGGTCAGGTGTACATGTGGGGCCAGTGCAGGGGCCAGTCCATAGTGCTCCCTCACCTGACACACTTTGCCTGCACCGATGATGTCTTTGCCTGCTTTGCCACCCCCTCAGTAATGTGGAGGCTTCTTTCAGTGG aACACGACGACTTCTTGACTGTGGCTCAGTCTCTGAAAAAGGAGTTTGACAACCCAGAGACAGCGGATCTCAAGTTCTGTGTTGATGGAAAATACATCTATGTCCACAAAGCAGTTCTCAAGATCAG GTGTGAACATTTCAGATCAATGTTCCAGTCTCACTGGAACGAAGACATGAAGGAGGTGATTGAAATAGACCAGTTCTCGTACCCTGTGTACCGCTCGTTTCTGGAGTTCCTCTACACAGACAGTGTGGAGTTGCCTCCCGAGGATGCTATTG GGCTCCTGGATCTGGCCACCTCCTACTGTGAGAACCGCCTAAAACGCCTGTGTCAGCACATTATCAAGAGGGGAATCATCGTCGAAAATGCTTTTTCTCTGCTGTCTGCCGCTGTGCGCTATGATGCAGAG GACCTTGAAGAATTCTGCTTCAAATTCTGCGTAAATCACCTGACTGAGGTGACTCAGACTGCTGCTTTCTGGCAAATTGACGGTAATCTGCTCAAAGATTTCATTTGTCGAGCCAGTCGCTGCGGAGCCTTCAAAAATTGA
- the LOC101479535 gene encoding RCC1 and BTB domain-containing protein 1 isoform X2, whose product MVDVTKWPIFSLMGPQELASIRKACVFGSSANEAIYITNDDEVFVFGLNCSNCLGTGDSLSTIVPKKLDFLSGRKVVSLTYGSGPHILLATEDGELFAWGHNGYSQLGNGTTNQGVAPVLVSANLLNKKVTEVACGSHHSMALTDTGEVYAWGYNNCGQVGSGSTANQPTPRRVSSCLQNKVAVSIVCGQTSSLAVVDNGEVYGWGYNGNGQLGLGNNGNQLTPCRLVGLQGLCVQQIVSGYAHSMALTDEGLLYAWGANTYGQLGTGNKSNQLSPVQILTEKERIVEIASCHSTHTSAAKTQSGQVYMWGQCRGQSIVLPHLTHFACTDDVFACFATPSVMWRLLSVEHDDFLTVAQSLKKEFDNPETADLKFCVDGKYIYVHKAVLKIRCEHFRSMFQSHWNEDMKEVIEIDQFSYPVYRSFLEFLYTDSVELPPEDAIGLLDLATSYCENRLKRLCQHIIKRGIIVENAFSLLSAAVRYDAEVCTASMMLQPAACFA is encoded by the exons gtgtttgtgtttgggcTGAACTGCAGTAACTGCCTGGGAACAGGGGACAGCCTGAGCACAATTGTACCCAAAAAACTGGACTTCCTGAGTGGCAGAAAGGTGGTTAGCCTGACTTACGGTAGTGGACCCCACATCCTGCTGGCCACAGAGG ATGGAGAGCTATTTGCCTGGGGCCATAATGGCTACAGCCAACTGGGAAATGGGACAACCAACCAAGGAGTAGCTCCAGTGCTCGTGTCTGCCAACCTGCTCAATAAGAAGGTCACAGAGGTGGCCTGTGGCTCTCACCACTCAATGGCTCTAACTGATACAGGAGAA GTGTATGCATGGGGTTACAATAACTGTGGTCAAGTGGGCTCAGGCTCCACAGCGAACCAGCCCACACCCCGCAGGGTGTCCAGCTGCCTGCAGAACAAGGTGGCTGTGAGTATCGTCTGTGGTCAGACCTCATCCCTGGCAGTAGTGGACAATGgagag GTGTACGGTTGGGGCTATAACGGCAACGGACAACTTGGACTTGGAAACAATGGGAACCAGCTGACCCCCTGTCGACTTGTTGGTCTGCAGGGTTTATGTGTGCAACAG ATCGTGTCAGGATATGCACACTCCATGGCACTAACGGATGAAGGGTTGCTTTACGCTTGGGGTGCCAACACATATGGACAACTGGGCACTGGCAACAAGAGCAACCAGCTGAGCCCAGTTCAGATTCTGACTGAGAAAGAGAG AATTGTAGAGATTGCTTCCTGTCACTCCACACACACGTCAGCTGCTAAAACCCAGAGCGGTCAGGTGTACATGTGGGGCCAGTGCAGGGGCCAGTCCATAGTGCTCCCTCACCTGACACACTTTGCCTGCACCGATGATGTCTTTGCCTGCTTTGCCACCCCCTCAGTAATGTGGAGGCTTCTTTCAGTGG aACACGACGACTTCTTGACTGTGGCTCAGTCTCTGAAAAAGGAGTTTGACAACCCAGAGACAGCGGATCTCAAGTTCTGTGTTGATGGAAAATACATCTATGTCCACAAAGCAGTTCTCAAGATCAG GTGTGAACATTTCAGATCAATGTTCCAGTCTCACTGGAACGAAGACATGAAGGAGGTGATTGAAATAGACCAGTTCTCGTACCCTGTGTACCGCTCGTTTCTGGAGTTCCTCTACACAGACAGTGTGGAGTTGCCTCCCGAGGATGCTATTG GGCTCCTGGATCTGGCCACCTCCTACTGTGAGAACCGCCTAAAACGCCTGTGTCAGCACATTATCAAGAGGGGAATCATCGTCGAAAATGCTTTTTCTCTGCTGTCTGCCGCTGTGCGCTATGATGCAGAG GTCTGTACAGCCAGTATGATGCTACAGCCAGCAGCCTGTTTTGCATAA